A part of Solicola gregarius genomic DNA contains:
- a CDS encoding MerR family transcriptional regulator — protein MLEVNKERSAVPDAGLSIAEAAARTGVGVHTLRYYERAGLVVTTVGRTSGGRRRYRQLDLDWINVCTRLRATGMPIRTIREYAELVSAGRGNEQDRLALLEAHRADVLAKLAEVKENLELIDHKIDVYRGRLAAGDADRLWAPTDASGDSRSKRP, from the coding sequence GTGCTCGAAGTCAACAAGGAACGTTCCGCCGTACCCGACGCCGGGCTCAGCATCGCCGAGGCCGCGGCCCGCACCGGGGTCGGCGTGCACACGCTGCGGTACTACGAACGCGCCGGTCTGGTCGTCACCACAGTCGGCCGTACGAGCGGCGGCCGTCGGCGCTATCGCCAACTCGACCTCGACTGGATCAACGTCTGCACGCGGTTGCGCGCCACCGGCATGCCGATCAGGACCATCCGCGAGTACGCCGAGCTCGTATCCGCCGGGCGCGGGAACGAGCAGGACCGTCTCGCTCTCCTCGAGGCTCACCGCGCAGATGTGCTCGCGAAGCTCGCCGAGGTAAAGGAGAACCTCGAGCTCATCGACCACAAGATCGACGTCTACCGTGGCCGGCTCGCCGCCGGCGACGCCGACCGGCTCTGGGCACCGACTGACGCGTCCGGGGATAGCCGATCGAAACGGCCATAG